In the Pseudomonadota bacterium genome, one interval contains:
- a CDS encoding glycosyltransferase family 9 protein, whose translation MKKRYPHKKKILLVNITRLGDMLQATPTIAGMKAENPDCHITVLVEKQFEDVCHIIPHIDQVIGLDLGFTCRSLDREQDGIIDAYEYLSEIVERLRAEKFDYCLNMSSSAYTALLLNLVGIERNGGWTSDEQGYRVIESAWAQLFATSVFHQNRRYNSLNLVDVFRCSADIDEHPQRLLINIDSISTEYCEELLRAASFTNTGPLIAVQAGASQTKRQWHPSKFIELISELVNKHNARIILTGSPKEALIVDPIIEGCRSPNVLSLVGKTSVPQLAAMLKLADILVTGDTGPMHIAVAVETPVISMFLASAYGFETGPYSEGNLVLQPVIGCGPCNPNKSCGRPDCHEMISPQLVAYLTMARLAGDVLEVSEEVADPRLVTVYRSSFDEQGFYNLVPLNTVEEDIFSRYRAAYRKLWLDDLGGFPVTEEKRSNSLRVLDDGLDGLREIRTCAQHGQELIKRLEGFIEDVSAPAARLGEVSQHISELDSKIERLGFQFGPLESLTRMFVFAKENLKGSDPMGLASQMNSAYQDLERRCSKFGSYYLAG comes from the coding sequence ATGAAGAAGCGCTACCCACATAAGAAGAAGATCCTCCTCGTTAATATCACGCGGCTTGGGGATATGTTGCAGGCGACCCCTACAATTGCCGGTATGAAGGCGGAGAACCCAGACTGTCACATCACAGTGCTTGTAGAGAAGCAGTTTGAAGATGTCTGTCATATCATTCCGCACATCGATCAGGTGATCGGACTAGACCTGGGCTTTACCTGCCGCAGCCTCGACCGCGAGCAGGATGGCATTATCGATGCCTATGAGTATCTTAGTGAGATTGTAGAAAGATTACGAGCGGAGAAATTTGATTACTGTTTGAATATGTCATCGTCTGCCTATACCGCACTCCTATTAAATCTGGTTGGAATTGAGCGTAATGGTGGATGGACCTCAGATGAGCAGGGCTACAGGGTGATTGAATCGGCCTGGGCGCAGTTGTTCGCCACATCGGTATTTCATCAGAATCGACGCTATAACTCACTTAATCTTGTGGATGTATTTCGCTGTTCGGCTGATATAGATGAGCATCCACAAAGGTTACTGATAAATATAGATTCGATTTCAACTGAGTACTGTGAAGAGTTGTTACGGGCAGCCTCATTTACAAATACAGGGCCCCTGATCGCTGTTCAGGCCGGTGCAAGTCAGACTAAACGTCAATGGCATCCAAGTAAATTTATCGAACTGATTTCAGAGTTGGTAAATAAACATAACGCTCGTATTATTTTAACGGGCTCTCCGAAGGAGGCGCTGATCGTAGATCCGATCATAGAGGGGTGTCGATCGCCCAACGTACTTTCATTGGTTGGTAAGACCTCTGTTCCACAACTTGCAGCTATGCTTAAGCTCGCAGATATTCTAGTTACTGGCGATACGGGGCCGATGCATATAGCCGTTGCTGTCGAGACTCCGGTTATTTCGATGTTTCTTGCGTCAGCGTACGGTTTTGAGACCGGTCCATATAGCGAGGGCAATCTGGTTCTGCAGCCCGTAATAGGGTGCGGGCCATGCAATCCGAATAAGAGCTGTGGGCGCCCCGATTGTCACGAGATGATCTCACCACAATTAGTGGCGTATCTAACGATGGCGCGTTTAGCTGGGGATGTATTAGAGGTTTCTGAGGAGGTCGCCGATCCAAGGTTAGTTACGGTGTATCGTTCAAGCTTCGACGAGCAGGGGTTCTACAATTTAGTTCCTCTTAATACAGTAGAGGAAGACATCTTTAGTCGTTACCGTGCGGCGTATCGCAAGTTATGGCTTGATGATCTAGGTGGGTTTCCTGTAACAGAGGAGAAGCGCTCAAATAGTTTGCGGGTACTCGATGATGGGCTAGATGGGCTTCGGGAGATCAGAACCTGTGCACAACATGGTCAGGAGCTTATTAAACGCTTGGAGGGGTTTATCGAGGACGTTTCAGCACCGGCTGCCAGGCTAGGAGAGGTAAGCCAGCATATTTCCGAATTAGATAGCAAGATCGAACGCTTAGGGTTTCAATTTGGCCCCCTCGAGTCCCTGACACGGATGTTTGTATTCGCCAAGGAGAACTTAAAAGGATCTGATCCGATGGGGTTAGCATCTCAAATGAATAGCGCGTACCAGGATCTGGAACGGAGGTGCTCTAAGTTTGGATCCTACTATTTAGCGGGATAG
- a CDS encoding tetratricopeptide repeat protein, which translates to MGWKVNGAQKVAVTSSAVIEEDPEHTRIETEICEVEALKRSGKLEQAKEALKLVYVSTNLTQQQRECLRCLDAEFQVFSGELLQASAIYDQLLEKNPHLARALCGKGAIAAEGGEWETAQAFFETALDYMPGYDVALAGLALCKMVANQSEEAFNLFKRAAKTNPENNRAILGVLQLGYPLKRYQEMEELLTSYLDIHPASLDMIYSFAGVLYAQGKVAEARSEVEKILIVEPKHESALELREMLNRVGTDNSVIM; encoded by the coding sequence ATGGGATGGAAGGTTAATGGCGCTCAAAAGGTTGCGGTAACCAGTAGCGCCGTGATCGAAGAGGACCCAGAGCATACTCGGATAGAAACTGAGATATGTGAAGTTGAGGCGCTTAAGCGTAGTGGTAAGTTAGAGCAGGCCAAGGAGGCTCTAAAGTTAGTTTATGTCTCAACAAATCTGACGCAACAACAGCGTGAGTGTCTACGGTGTCTTGATGCTGAATTTCAGGTTTTTTCCGGGGAGCTACTGCAGGCGAGTGCTATATACGACCAACTACTTGAGAAGAATCCGCATCTAGCGCGCGCTCTGTGTGGCAAGGGTGCCATTGCAGCCGAGGGGGGCGAGTGGGAAACTGCGCAGGCCTTCTTTGAAACGGCGCTCGATTATATGCCGGGCTATGATGTAGCGCTGGCAGGGTTAGCGTTGTGTAAGATGGTGGCGAATCAGAGCGAGGAGGCCTTTAACCTCTTCAAACGTGCCGCTAAGACAAATCCAGAGAATAACCGGGCGATCCTTGGGGTTCTGCAATTAGGTTATCCCCTTAAACGGTATCAGGAGATGGAGGAGCTGCTCACCTCTTACCTTGATATTCATCCAGCTAGTCTCGATATGATTTACTCCTTTGCCGGGGTGCTCTATGCACAGGGCAAGGTAGCCGAGGCCCGTTCAGAGGTCGAGAAGATCTTGATCGTTGAGCCCAAGCATGAGTCGGCGTTGGAACTGCGTGAGATGCTTAATAGGGTAGGTACAGATAATTCTGTTATTATGTAG
- a CDS encoding DUF2256 domain-containing protein: MKGVKKSNLPSKVCLTCGRPFVWRKKWERDWDLVKYCSNRCKGLSKASS, translated from the coding sequence ATGAAAGGGGTAAAAAAGTCGAATTTGCCGAGCAAAGTTTGTCTGACATGCGGTCGGCCCTTCGTTTGGCGCAAAAAATGGGAAAGAGATTGGGATTTGGTGAAATATTGCAGCAATCGATGTAAGGGTTTGAGCAAGGCATCAAGTTGA
- a CDS encoding deoxyribodipyrimidine photo-lyase, producing MVSETGETLSVLPSQKPIVQLVWLKRDLRTQDHAPLAEAEASGLPYRVIFIFEPILMDHPDCSDRHLRFQWQSLKDINQTWLGLSNDLISRQVDVFWGEAEDVFAAFMDRFDVSRVLSYQESGIEKTFNRDLRLQSFFRSRNVEWKEFQRNGVIRGIKDRVDWDRRWFGVMSEPLLLIEYRKSLFQEEREPLDKDVRGMFAMPLDRVTTWEQSVAGMQEGGEGMAWRYLNSFLRNRHKTYHFHISKPVQSRKSCSRLSVYIAWGNLSIKQVVHSTKSSPKELKNGRAITAFLSRIKWHDHFVQKFEQECTYEYRAVNRAFEDLGAENDALLLTAWKEGKTGYPMIDANMRALAATGWINFRMRAMLVSFLTHHLDIDWRLGVYHLAQYFLDYEPGIHYTQFQMQAGTTGANTVRVYNPVKNGLEHDSDGEFVRTWVPELKSLPTHLIHQPWTITEMESVMYGVILGRDYPFPVVTMQGRKNAMVARIYEMRKTEFAGAEKARVLKKHSRPAKVGSRSKSGKKTGVSMELLNGSKKGTKKL from the coding sequence ATGGTATCGGAAACAGGGGAAACGTTATCGGTGTTGCCCTCACAAAAACCGATTGTGCAGTTGGTTTGGTTGAAGCGAGATTTGCGCACTCAGGATCATGCGCCTTTGGCGGAAGCAGAGGCGAGTGGGTTGCCTTACCGAGTGATTTTTATTTTCGAGCCGATTTTGATGGATCATCCTGATTGTTCGGATCGACATTTGCGATTTCAGTGGCAGTCATTGAAAGATATTAATCAAACGTGGCTTGGATTGTCGAATGACTTAATATCAAGGCAAGTGGATGTTTTTTGGGGTGAAGCAGAAGATGTTTTTGCTGCATTCATGGATCGATTTGATGTGAGTAGAGTGCTGTCATATCAAGAATCGGGAATCGAGAAAACATTTAACCGCGACCTGAGATTGCAATCATTTTTTCGAAGTCGCAATGTTGAGTGGAAGGAATTTCAACGAAATGGCGTGATTCGGGGAATCAAGGATCGGGTGGATTGGGACAGGCGTTGGTTCGGAGTGATGTCGGAGCCCTTGTTGTTGATTGAATATCGCAAATCATTATTTCAAGAAGAACGGGAACCTTTGGACAAAGATGTGAGGGGTATGTTTGCTATGCCTTTGGATCGAGTAACTACCTGGGAGCAGTCGGTAGCTGGGATGCAGGAGGGAGGAGAGGGAATGGCTTGGCGGTATTTGAATAGCTTTTTGCGGAATCGACATAAAACGTATCACTTCCATATTTCAAAGCCGGTGCAGAGTCGAAAATCATGCAGTCGCCTTTCGGTTTATATCGCTTGGGGAAATTTGTCGATCAAACAGGTGGTTCACAGCACTAAATCATCTCCTAAGGAATTAAAAAATGGCCGGGCGATCACTGCATTTTTGTCGAGAATCAAATGGCACGATCATTTTGTGCAGAAGTTTGAGCAAGAATGCACTTATGAATATAGGGCGGTAAATCGGGCTTTTGAGGATTTGGGTGCGGAGAATGATGCCCTCTTGCTTACGGCTTGGAAGGAAGGCAAAACGGGATATCCAATGATTGATGCAAACATGCGTGCTTTGGCGGCCACGGGATGGATTAATTTTCGTATGAGGGCGATGTTGGTGAGTTTTTTAACGCATCATTTAGACATTGATTGGCGCTTGGGTGTTTATCATTTGGCGCAATATTTTCTGGACTATGAGCCCGGTATTCACTACACCCAATTTCAGATGCAGGCGGGGACAACGGGTGCAAATACCGTTCGCGTTTATAATCCTGTAAAAAACGGTTTAGAGCATGATTCCGACGGTGAATTCGTGAGAACTTGGGTCCCGGAGTTAAAATCTTTGCCTACGCATTTGATTCATCAACCATGGACGATAACGGAGATGGAAAGTGTGATGTACGGGGTGATATTGGGTAGAGATTATCCTTTCCCAGTGGTTACAATGCAGGGTAGAAAAAATGCAATGGTTGCTAGAATTTATGAAATGCGTAAGACGGAATTTGCGGGGGCGGAAAAAGCCAGGGTTTTAAAAAAGCACAGCAGGCCAGCTAAAGTTGGCTCGCGCAGCAAATCAGGCAAAAAAACAGGAGTTTCGATGGAGTTGCTTAATGGCTCGAAGAAGGGAACGAAAAAACTATGA
- a CDS encoding NAD-glutamate dehydrogenase: MTDLTEQAFSSAFVADVLKLLSNDSLAVLNGLPAAGATTQHAILTHFLNHLFARATIEALRNQSAARVAHITNSCFQTIVAMPSADDRISTALEYKDDVASLFIALDDRPFIISSVAERLSEAGVRVISFLHPILSYRDVAIALSYVEFSDTTEVDTTRLLAKVRETLRTLKQVVHDFPAMITSVMNSIAPLSSDSLRVDFGEISCAEVRAFISWLTNESFFFIGTALWNQESQLVPYESWGAWRVKDEFTDQLRSESAEDLRALKERGLDLSIRKLELTSSVHRPAPLLNITLRLPDNAGESLSLVGYLTSKAWTNEALDIPILRHKVARFLALEGALPNSHDYKYMVEVVDNMPTDEALASSVEQLRTIARLALGVFSHEATRTITFIDELRRRALTVIALPPERLSAGVQQDIQDSIEVALQAATGSTEIHLDSSKRRQYRLYLSTPLPLNHSGVIPQELLSKEIHNSTLTWEEHLSERLAMREGPEELEWRDDIFPAAYQAGTDVHEAAFDVRTITSLSHEKPSAVVLYVDDKQHALPVVSIFSRGAETSISNAIAVLENIGIEVLRAHSYGCNPPSGHVNILKLIARTYDNEPLDPEHFNRAISPELAEILRGSAINDPLNLLLRKIPIDIPKISLLRGYCALLWQVNKLSTKRTMWKALAQAPSVALQLCRIFELKFDPVLGLSLDERNLRIAQEELILSEALRFVPDITHDRILRALLSLLHNTVRTNFYSGYKTLALKLTPRHIEIMPHPRPLFEVFVFSSRIEGTHLRSAKVSRGGIRWSERLEDFRSEILGLMKTQRIKNVIIVPSGAKGGFILKHPLKHNENLPQAIEAGYREYIATLLSIADSKRNGVVVHPENTLVYDEPDPYFVVAADKGTATFSDIANSIAQKDFDYWLGDAFASGGSAGYDHKKHGITAKGAWECVQRHFHDLGINCTSQSFTVVGIGDMSGDVFGNALILSRFMRLIAAFNHKHIFLDPSPDLDKGLAERLRLFNTPRSQWSDYASGAISQGGGIFNRFDKEITLSPEARQALSIADDVPDVVDGEKLISLILRAQVELLWNGGIGTYVKGQTESQADVNDGTNDGVRINANELRARIVGEGGNLGLTQKARIEFSLQGGRVNTDAIDNSGGVDLSDHEVNLKLLFAPLLGSHDLSITERNKILQEIAPDVVESVLKQNRNQALMLSISALQSKTSIEQYRYLIRDMNKLGYLDRARDVLPDEQEIDERTRERIGMTRPELVICSAATKMWVKEEIRSSRLCSDHNLEHFLLSYFPKRIGDDFTTAVLEHSLRADIIASCVVNEILPAVGIPFVHNMVSLNNTTVPNAMKCILAADEILGFNPLRGRLHTLDTPTSCQAFTELWLDMGSALRESSVWLLNTHGLELPLGEIVKLYASAFETLSKHASLVFIGQELVRFERRIEHYRSLGASQNDAILFSLCRRILPVLEVLWSAREFKHDVKVVASVYSLILEELAINTLFKYEQLVESSNKWEQELVSGSYQEIRRSISLLTGQLLKRSLITPLEVSKALHAALGYEAIRTTMADVEEATKQKRPFQVAVLPVISRQLRLLAV; encoded by the coding sequence ATGACCGATCTAACAGAACAGGCATTTTCGAGCGCTTTTGTAGCAGATGTTCTCAAGCTACTTAGCAACGACTCCCTAGCCGTCCTTAATGGGCTGCCTGCAGCTGGAGCAACAACACAACATGCTATCCTGACGCATTTTCTCAACCACCTCTTCGCACGAGCGACAATTGAGGCGCTACGCAATCAAAGTGCGGCGCGCGTTGCGCACATAACCAACTCCTGCTTTCAAACGATTGTAGCCATGCCCTCGGCTGATGATCGTATCTCAACCGCGCTTGAATATAAGGATGATGTAGCCTCCCTCTTTATCGCGCTAGATGACAGGCCATTCATTATTAGCTCAGTCGCAGAGAGGCTCTCTGAGGCTGGCGTACGTGTCATATCGTTTCTACATCCGATCCTTAGCTACAGGGACGTAGCGATTGCGCTCTCATACGTTGAGTTCTCAGATACGACAGAGGTAGATACGACGCGACTGCTAGCGAAGGTTAGAGAAACCCTGCGCACACTTAAACAGGTTGTGCATGACTTTCCGGCGATGATTACGAGCGTTATGAACTCAATTGCGCCCCTCTCCAGCGATTCGCTGCGCGTTGATTTCGGTGAGATCAGTTGCGCTGAGGTGCGCGCCTTTATCTCATGGCTTACCAACGAAAGCTTCTTTTTTATCGGGACGGCGCTGTGGAACCAAGAATCACAACTTGTGCCCTACGAGAGTTGGGGGGCCTGGCGAGTTAAGGATGAGTTTACCGACCAGCTCCGTAGCGAGTCAGCCGAGGATCTACGGGCGCTTAAAGAGAGGGGGCTAGATCTCTCCATCAGAAAATTGGAGCTAACCTCCTCCGTACATCGACCAGCGCCCCTACTAAATATCACACTGCGACTACCGGACAATGCAGGAGAGTCTCTTTCTCTAGTTGGTTATCTGACCTCAAAAGCCTGGACCAACGAGGCTCTTGATATACCGATCCTTCGTCATAAGGTCGCGCGCTTTCTAGCTCTAGAGGGCGCTCTTCCGAATTCCCACGATTACAAATATATGGTTGAGGTCGTTGATAACATGCCTACCGACGAGGCGTTAGCAAGCTCCGTCGAGCAACTGCGCACGATCGCCCGTCTGGCACTTGGGGTTTTTAGCCATGAAGCTACCCGGACGATTACCTTTATCGATGAACTGCGCCGCAGAGCTCTCACCGTGATAGCACTTCCTCCAGAGCGCTTGAGTGCCGGGGTGCAACAAGATATTCAGGATAGTATTGAGGTCGCCCTGCAGGCCGCTACAGGTTCAACCGAAATTCACCTGGACTCCAGCAAACGTCGGCAGTATCGCCTCTATTTAAGTACCCCCCTGCCCTTAAACCACTCCGGCGTAATACCTCAGGAGCTACTCTCAAAGGAGATCCATAACAGCACCCTTACCTGGGAGGAGCATCTCAGTGAAAGACTTGCTATGAGGGAGGGACCGGAGGAACTAGAGTGGCGGGACGACATATTTCCAGCCGCCTACCAGGCCGGCACAGACGTTCATGAAGCAGCGTTCGATGTGCGCACCATAACTAGCCTATCGCACGAAAAACCTAGCGCGGTAGTGCTCTACGTGGACGACAAGCAGCATGCTCTGCCAGTTGTATCGATCTTCTCGCGTGGAGCAGAGACCTCCATCAGTAACGCCATCGCTGTTCTTGAAAATATCGGCATTGAGGTGCTGCGCGCCCATTCATATGGCTGCAATCCTCCGAGTGGTCACGTAAATATCCTAAAATTAATCGCACGGACCTACGATAATGAGCCTCTTGATCCTGAACACTTTAACAGGGCGATCAGTCCAGAGCTTGCTGAGATCTTACGTGGGAGCGCTATTAATGACCCGCTCAACCTGCTGCTACGAAAGATCCCAATCGATATTCCAAAGATCTCCTTATTGCGTGGCTACTGCGCCCTGCTGTGGCAGGTTAACAAGCTCTCCACCAAGCGTACGATGTGGAAAGCCCTCGCCCAGGCTCCTAGTGTTGCGTTGCAACTATGTCGAATATTTGAGTTGAAGTTTGATCCGGTGCTTGGACTTTCACTCGACGAGCGTAACCTTCGTATTGCCCAGGAGGAGTTGATCCTTTCAGAGGCGCTTAGGTTTGTGCCAGATATTACCCATGATCGAATATTACGTGCGCTCCTTTCACTGCTACACAACACCGTAAGAACAAATTTCTATTCTGGTTACAAAACACTAGCTCTTAAGCTGACCCCTCGTCATATTGAGATCATGCCACATCCCCGTCCGCTCTTTGAGGTCTTCGTATTTTCATCGAGGATTGAGGGCACGCATCTACGCAGCGCTAAGGTCTCTCGGGGTGGTATTCGTTGGAGTGAGCGGCTCGAAGATTTTCGTTCAGAGATCCTTGGCCTAATGAAAACGCAGCGGATAAAGAACGTCATCATCGTTCCAAGTGGGGCCAAGGGTGGCTTTATCCTTAAGCACCCACTGAAGCATAACGAGAACCTACCGCAGGCGATTGAAGCGGGCTATCGGGAGTATATCGCCACCCTCCTTTCAATAGCCGATAGCAAGCGAAACGGCGTAGTAGTACACCCTGAGAATACCCTCGTTTACGACGAACCGGATCCATACTTTGTAGTTGCGGCTGATAAAGGAACCGCTACCTTTAGCGACATAGCGAACTCAATCGCCCAGAAAGACTTTGACTACTGGCTCGGTGATGCCTTCGCCTCAGGGGGCTCAGCAGGCTATGACCATAAAAAGCATGGAATTACCGCCAAAGGTGCCTGGGAGTGCGTGCAACGACACTTCCATGATCTTGGGATAAATTGCACAAGCCAATCCTTCACGGTCGTCGGTATCGGTGATATGTCGGGTGATGTTTTTGGAAATGCTCTTATACTGAGTCGCTTTATGCGACTTATAGCCGCATTTAATCACAAACATATCTTTCTTGACCCCTCGCCCGATCTTGATAAGGGACTAGCAGAGCGGCTCCGTTTATTTAACACCCCACGTTCCCAGTGGTCCGACTATGCGTCGGGCGCTATTTCGCAGGGGGGCGGGATCTTCAACCGCTTTGATAAGGAGATTACCCTTAGCCCAGAGGCCAGACAGGCGCTTTCAATCGCGGATGATGTTCCAGACGTTGTCGATGGCGAGAAACTTATCTCCCTAATTCTACGCGCACAGGTAGAGCTACTCTGGAACGGCGGGATCGGAACTTACGTTAAAGGCCAGACAGAGTCCCAAGCCGATGTTAACGATGGCACCAACGATGGGGTTCGTATTAATGCCAACGAATTGAGAGCGCGCATCGTTGGGGAGGGGGGCAACCTCGGGCTAACTCAGAAGGCGCGCATTGAGTTCTCCCTGCAGGGTGGTCGGGTAAATACAGATGCCATCGACAACTCAGGGGGAGTTGACCTATCAGATCACGAGGTAAACCTTAAGCTTCTATTTGCGCCGCTCTTGGGATCTCATGACCTATCAATTACGGAACGTAATAAGATCCTGCAGGAGATCGCTCCCGATGTAGTCGAATCGGTGCTAAAGCAGAACCGCAACCAAGCCCTGATGCTCTCCATATCTGCGTTGCAATCAAAAACATCAATAGAGCAGTATCGATACCTGATCAGGGATATGAACAAACTTGGATACCTTGACCGGGCCCGGGACGTTCTTCCTGATGAACAGGAGATCGACGAGCGTACCCGTGAGAGAATAGGCATGACGAGGCCGGAACTCGTTATCTGTAGCGCTGCCACGAAGATGTGGGTCAAAGAGGAGATCCGATCCTCCCGTCTCTGCTCAGATCATAATTTGGAGCATTTCCTTCTATCATACTTTCCAAAACGGATTGGGGATGATTTTACTACTGCGGTGCTGGAGCACTCGTTACGCGCCGATATTATCGCGAGCTGCGTGGTCAATGAGATCTTGCCGGCCGTTGGAATCCCCTTTGTGCACAATATGGTGTCGCTGAATAACACCACCGTTCCTAACGCGATGAAATGTATCTTAGCAGCTGACGAGATCTTGGGATTTAATCCCTTACGTGGCCGGCTACATACACTAGATACCCCCACATCGTGCCAAGCATTTACTGAGCTCTGGCTTGATATGGGCTCTGCCCTACGTGAATCAAGTGTCTGGTTGCTAAATACTCATGGCTTAGAGCTGCCCCTTGGTGAAATCGTTAAACTCTATGCCTCTGCCTTTGAGACCCTCTCAAAGCATGCAAGCCTGGTGTTTATAGGCCAGGAGCTGGTTAGATTTGAGCGTCGTATTGAGCATTATAGGAGCCTGGGAGCGAGCCAGAACGACGCCATCCTATTTAGCCTCTGTCGCCGCATCCTGCCGGTGCTTGAGGTGCTCTGGTCAGCCCGCGAGTTTAAGCATGATGTGAAGGTTGTAGCCTCCGTCTACTCATTAATTCTTGAGGAGCTGGCGATCAATACGCTCTTTAAGTACGAGCAGCTAGTTGAGTCGAGCAATAAATGGGAGCAGGAACTTGTTTCCGGATCGTACCAGGAGATTCGAAGGAGCATCTCGCTACTTACAGGCCAGCTACTAAAGAGGTCCCTCATCACTCCACTGGAGGTATCGAAGGCCCTGCACGCGGCGCTAGGCTACGAGGCGATCCGAACAACGATGGCTGACGTCGAGGAAGCAACCAAGCAAAAACGTCCCTTTCAGGTTGCCGTGCTTCCGGTTATTTCGAGACAGTTACGGCTATTGGCGGTATAG
- a CDS encoding 3-oxoacyl-ACP synthase III codes for MVAFRYKNVCLESYAITIPPQTLTSAEIEDRLLDVYQKLGIPMGTLERLTGIGSRNLWDISERPSLLGTTVAREAIERSGIAPSDIRAVLSCSVTRDYFEPATGCLIHRNLELPEDAIALDVSNACLGFMDGILFLSNLIESGMVKAGVVVSAEHTRCMIDNTFTSIIDGRDLSRDKLLRLLPTFTIGSGAVAYVLCHESLSKTKHRVLGGATRSATQHCDLCVGNVDYHLVDSPPLGPVMETESSKLIAAAALLGARTWGDASEAIGWSKDDIDHVFCHQVGRQVNEGFYNTMGLDYAKDFTIYQTRGNLVSAALPTALAVGVEKKGIKKGEKIMLTGFGSGLNSLFLGIEW; via the coding sequence ATGGTCGCATTTCGATATAAGAACGTCTGCTTAGAGTCCTACGCAATCACAATTCCACCGCAGACCCTGACCTCAGCAGAGATTGAGGATCGTCTTCTTGATGTCTATCAGAAGCTTGGAATCCCAATGGGGACCCTAGAGCGCCTGACCGGGATCGGCTCTCGTAATCTATGGGATATCTCTGAACGGCCAAGTCTGCTTGGGACGACCGTTGCGCGTGAGGCGATTGAACGATCCGGTATTGCGCCAAGCGATATCAGGGCGGTGCTTAGTTGCTCAGTAACGCGGGACTATTTTGAGCCAGCAACGGGGTGTTTGATTCACAGAAACCTTGAGCTACCTGAGGATGCTATTGCGCTCGATGTTAGCAATGCCTGCCTTGGTTTTATGGACGGGATCCTATTTCTTTCAAATCTCATAGAGTCCGGTATGGTCAAGGCGGGGGTTGTTGTCTCTGCCGAGCATACCCGCTGTATGATCGACAACACCTTTACAAGTATTATTGATGGCAGGGATCTCTCCCGTGATAAACTTTTGCGCCTGCTTCCGACCTTTACGATCGGCTCCGGTGCTGTGGCCTATGTCCTATGTCACGAGAGTTTGTCAAAGACCAAGCATCGGGTGCTAGGTGGAGCAACGCGCTCCGCGACGCAGCACTGCGATCTCTGTGTCGGTAATGTTGACTACCACCTTGTTGATAGCCCACCCCTTGGTCCGGTTATGGAAACGGAGTCCTCCAAGTTAATTGCGGCAGCGGCTCTGCTCGGCGCTCGCACCTGGGGGGACGCTTCAGAGGCGATCGGTTGGAGCAAGGATGATATTGACCATGTATTCTGCCACCAGGTTGGGAGACAGGTTAATGAGGGGTTCTACAACACAATGGGTCTCGACTATGCTAAGGATTTTACGATCTATCAGACCCGCGGGAACCTGGTATCGGCGGCGCTACCAACCGCGTTAGCAGTTGGAGTTGAAAAGAAGGGGATCAAGAAGGGCGAGAAGATAATGTTGACCGGATTTGGTTCCGGCCTTAACTCACTCTTCCTTGGAATTGAGTGGTAA